The Vigna radiata var. radiata cultivar VC1973A chromosome 6, Vradiata_ver6, whole genome shotgun sequence DNA segment TGCACCCAGAGGATGGGGCTTATCAGATTTTTCAGCTGGCCAGACAAAGTCTTTCAAAGGCCAGGTTTTAGGTCTCATTTATGCAACACAGTACCTAAGATTTCCTCTTATACTTCTGAACTCTATCTGCATTATCGTGAAGTTAGTTTCTGGATGACGCCAGCAAGGTAAGATGTCAATACATATGTCTGGTTTAAACATGCATCTAATGTATCATCGTTTTTATTGCTATTAAAtgctattttaatttaattacaacaaGTATCTGTTTTTGATGTGAGTGCCTTGtacttttcttaaaatttcGTGTTCTATACCAACAAATCACGTAAAAGTGAATAATATGTTGACATTACAGGCAAGGTGTATTTTTCTATAAGTGACGGTTGTGACGGATATTGCAGTACAACGCATGCACACAATATATATGTACTGAATTTAGTTATAGATTGTGAGCTTAGTTTAATGTGGCCTTTTTAACTTAGGGAATTTACATTAGACCAAACCAAAACGGATAGTTTTAAACTTACCTTGGTTAATTGTgaagttaataattttatttgcatGCTTGATTCACTTTATATTGGACAAgtaatatcttattttgttagtttcgagagtttttataaaacaaataactttttgtaTTCTAACAAAATAGTTTATACCAAACATGTAGAGTGAGTCTGGTGAGCAAAACCTTTCCTTATCATCTAGCTAAGCATTCTTGCCTCTTGTGTCCTTTCCCTTAAATGCTCATTGAACAATATGCCTTGGGTATAATGACATTTAACACGATTTCTGTTTCTTTATGATGGCAGGTTCAAGAGTGATCATCAGattatttcaaaatgttcttagATAGGAAAAATGGACAGGGATTATCTACCCAAAAAGGGTCAAATTCTATTGTagaaatatacattaaaagTGTCCTTTTTAGGATTTTTGTTATCGTCAAATCAAGTTTTCCAGTGACAAAGCGAATCAGAAAATGAGTTCATCGTGGTTTTGATATTAATTGGGCGGGTGttgtattcattttttaagGATTGGTTACACCCTCTTCAAATTTTCCTTGTGTAAATTCAGATTGATTTTAACTGCTTTTTTGCTTGATAGGTGATATGTGTCCGAATTCACACTGtccaaataaattttacaaaaacataCGATTCTCAACTTGACGGCTTTTGAAAATGCTTGTTAATTCTTAAGTCAGAAGTCTGTTTGCTACCTCAAGTTAATTAAGTGGAAGTTGAAGTTATATTTGGCGAAAGGAAAATTTTAGGTAGCTGGTAAactaaacaaaagtaaacaaatgttattgagaaataaataaatctaatacTTAATTTacaagttatttaattattcattttctgtaagtaattaaaagtatttaaatggTATAAACTCCACGTTGTCGAGAAAGGCTTTGTTAAAAAGAAAGCTACGATTTGCagatttttatatcattaattaattttatactttgGTAAGTAGTTTTGGTTCACATGGGaggaaaaagtaaataaaattatctaatatATTTAACCAGTACTGCTATTTTGTAAGACTTTTTACAAgtcaatttctttaaatttaaaataagtaattttgaaataaatacctttttagAGTAGTTAGTTAAGAAATAAATAGGATTCGCATCTTAAAAAGACagattgttaattttaaaatgaatagacTAGATagaatgttaaataaatttttcttacaTGAGAAAAGGACCTTTTGCATATCATGGAGAGATTCCAAGTAGTTATTTTTAACGAAAGCATATGTGAAGCAAAACCCACTATAACTACAATTGCCGAAAGAATATAATGCATTTAATCATACATCTGCAAAAGGATGGTAGGTTTTGGAGTCTACAGCAATAAGCCGCAGGGCTGCAATAGTTGCCGCAGCAGACAAGATGGCAAAGAAACAAATATTGATCCAATGCCAGAGCTTCTGGATGGACGTTAGTTTGTTTTTCTGTGTCACCAGGTACATATGGTTTGCAAGGATAAATGTAAGGGGAAATGTGCTGATTGCTCCAGTGAGGCTCATGAAATCTCCAAGAAATGGCAGTACAGCTGATACAAACGTATTTATAGCGAGGTACCCACCTCTCACCATGATTCGAAATGACAAGTTCCTAAAAGCCAGAGCACTCCCTTTGATCCCATGTTTCGTATCCAAATACTCATACATTGGACTCGCAAATATCTACCAAAATCACAAGAGGGGTTATCAGGCCAGTGATACAAtttaaatagaatatttagTGGCACATGAATTGCAGTTTAGAAAGTTACTATACATGCAATGCAATGACTGATTGAAGAAAAGCTGCAATATTGGCCATGGCCTTAGCCCAGACTGGACCATTTACACCAGCCATCAAATAGGTTGGTGTTGAAGATCCGTAAGCCCAGTATCCTCCAAATGTTACCATATATAACGGCAGAACTCCAACGGTAAACTGAAAGTACAGAGCTTTCATCATGTTCTTCACAACTGGCTGCTTGATGGTTGCCTGTGATGGCCACAACCAAATAAAACTCACTTTCAAGAGGGTTTTTATTAATTCACACAAAACTCAACAAATCAATATGTATAAGCTTGCATGTTACCTGTATCTCAGGAAGCATTCCTGTATTATATGCAAACACAAGATTAGCAGATGCTCCAATTGTTGTGAATATTTTACTTGTTGGTGTCCCCGGAATACTATAATCACGAGGTGGTGATTTTATACCTATTGATGCAAGGGGGGAGATTAGTATGCGAATTCGCTTCCGGTTCATCAAGcataaaaagagaatgaaaatagAATGAGAGATTACCGTCTTTGACCGACAGAACAAATGCTATAACAATATACACTAGGCTCAAGACTGTTGAAAATCCCAGCCAAATTCCAAGAGCCGATAAATGGGGAATACAAATGGCAAACATTGCACAAACCAATCCAGCTATGCCAATAAAATAAGGAAGCTTCATCCCATCGTCATCCCTAAATAGAACATAAGCAGCCTGCAAAACAGTGAA contains these protein-coding regions:
- the LOC106764105 gene encoding immediate early response 3-interacting protein 1, yielding MGLWTLLEGFLLLANALAILNEDRFLAPRGWGLSDFSAGQTKSFKGQVLGLIYATQYLRFPLILLNSICIIVKLVSG
- the LOC106762939 gene encoding proline transporter 1, whose protein sequence is MVPLGWEWGVIGLILATAISLYANALIARLHEFGGTRHIRYRDLAGFIYGSKAYSLTWTLQYVNLFMINVGYIILAGSALKAAYVLFRDDDGMKLPYFIGIAGLVCAMFAICIPHLSALGIWLGFSTVLSLVYIVIAFVLSVKDGIKSPPRDYSIPGTPTSKIFTTIGASANLVFAYNTGMLPEIQATIKQPVVKNMMKALYFQFTVGVLPLYMVTFGGYWAYGSSTPTYLMAGVNGPVWAKAMANIAAFLQSVIALHIFASPMYEYLDTKHGIKGSALAFRNLSFRIMVRGGYLAINTFVSAVLPFLGDFMSLTGAISTFPLTFILANHMYLVTQKNKLTSIQKLWHWINICFFAILSAAATIAALRLIAVDSKTYHPFADV